From a region of the Candidatus Brocadia sp. genome:
- a CDS encoding phosphoenolpyruvate carboxylase produces MRKIPRTMSTQHPDNITMPFFIEGTCFRGEDEIKEAYYVFSHLRCDEQMWDCEGKEVDEFVIKKLLTRYDNYFKRYRIGKDCFVTLRVPNPMVEKSEGKILLETLESTPRSYDTAHQFYGSENIPPIFEVILPMTTSTEAINRVYYYYRDFVVGKQHRRCFEKDITIKEWIGEFKPETIEVIPLFEDIPYMLSADTMVENYIKDKPVSYQRVFLGRSDPALNYGMLSAILVAKIALQRLHALQERVRIPIYPILGLGSNLFRGNLSPLSVNECLKEYPSVQTFTIQSAFKYDYDEGSVTEAIQKINTHARTAPVFIQEELALDLTERLASAYRGQMKELAPLINEIARFVPQRRMRKLHIGLFGYSRSVEGITLPRVISFCASLYSIGLPPELLGLHILTEKDFAFLRTAYPSFLEDLSLAASYYNRDVKKLISPKMTNDIEKALGMVKYTENLLHSEYTSQIIQAILSGKKETVTENVIAAGKIRRFLG; encoded by the coding sequence ATGAGAAAAATACCAAGGACGATGAGCACCCAGCATCCGGATAATATAACGATGCCGTTCTTTATTGAAGGAACATGCTTTCGCGGGGAAGACGAGATAAAAGAGGCGTATTATGTGTTTTCGCATCTCCGGTGTGATGAACAGATGTGGGACTGTGAAGGAAAGGAAGTCGATGAGTTTGTTATCAAGAAACTGCTTACGCGGTATGACAATTACTTCAAAAGATATCGCATTGGCAAAGACTGTTTTGTTACGCTTCGCGTCCCCAATCCCATGGTAGAAAAGAGCGAAGGAAAGATTCTTCTGGAGACCCTGGAGAGCACGCCGCGGTCGTATGACACTGCACACCAGTTTTACGGGTCAGAGAACATACCTCCTATTTTTGAAGTAATCCTGCCCATGACGACCAGCACGGAGGCAATTAATCGGGTATATTATTATTACCGCGACTTCGTTGTGGGGAAACAGCACCGGCGGTGTTTTGAGAAGGATATTACGATAAAGGAATGGATCGGCGAATTTAAGCCTGAAACCATAGAAGTTATTCCGTTGTTCGAGGACATTCCTTACATGCTTTCAGCAGACACAATGGTCGAGAATTATATTAAAGACAAACCTGTTTCCTATCAAAGGGTATTCCTTGGTCGCTCAGACCCCGCTTTGAACTACGGAATGCTGTCTGCCATACTGGTTGCTAAAATTGCTTTGCAGAGGTTGCATGCGTTGCAGGAAAGGGTGCGGATTCCCATCTATCCCATCCTGGGTCTGGGATCAAACCTTTTCCGGGGTAATCTGTCGCCCCTCAGTGTGAATGAATGCCTGAAGGAATATCCGAGTGTTCAGACGTTTACGATCCAATCAGCGTTTAAATATGATTACGATGAAGGATCGGTGACAGAGGCAATTCAGAAGATTAACACCCATGCAAGGACGGCTCCGGTATTTATTCAGGAAGAGCTGGCGCTGGATCTTACGGAAAGATTGGCATCGGCGTACCGGGGACAAATGAAGGAGCTTGCGCCACTGATTAATGAAATAGCCAGGTTTGTCCCTCAGCGGAGGATGCGCAAACTCCATATCGGTCTTTTTGGCTATTCAAGAAGTGTTGAAGGAATCACTTTACCCAGGGTAATTTCTTTTTGCGCATCTCTGTATTCAATCGGGCTTCCGCCTGAGTTGCTGGGTTTGCACATTTTGACGGAAAAAGATTTTGCGTTTCTCAGGACTGCGTACCCGTCATTTCTGGAAGACCTTTCGCTGGCAGCATCATATTACAACAGGGACGTCAAAAAATTAATATCTCCAAAAATGACAAATGATATTGAAAAGGCGCTGGGTATGGTGAAATATACCGAGAATCTGCTACACAGCGAATATACATCCCAAATCATCCAGGCGATTCTTTCCGGAAAGAAAGAGACCGTGACGGAAAATGTAATTGCAGCGGGTAAGATCAGAAGATTTTTAGGATGA
- a CDS encoding LptF/LptG family permease, producing the protein MQNLFRHAILQHYLLREWFRMFLPSLACFELILFLGFAIQLLHKGLDIVSLRVLIPHLFIQALPYSLPSALLTATSMTYGRMSADHEIVAIQASGVPILKIIVPVLVVGGVISLITLALVCEVLPRSCFRIIVLQERALNNILAGRLATFQKKLNLYPYQIYVGSVENNVNKDIAVIEYVNEYVTNVILAEEGSIAMDEADNKVLLTLRRGEFLKPNYKKEEEIPRLGVFHETTFEISLKEKRRESSSRYMTVFQLYQHNKEIALEMAGNKESSVNSERNKDKLMKELAVHRGGLTNMSKKRENLLLELKRSNENVTRQKTKIDGLEHESKIAKNYILIANENLIQVKKESRQSSSSHEDKDKKIMEIKETIEREKRRVYSIEQEIDEASDIKNEETEKIVSLSQAIAEINTQRDALIKDIVVLENEVDITDKEEAMRKNDVAIHKRLAQALSCIPFLLIGIPMGIMLRSGHLIVGLGASFMVILFLYYPLVVTGIVMAKDTAVPVVPAIWGADIVLFLGGMFIFRKLFAR; encoded by the coding sequence ATGCAAAATCTGTTTAGACATGCCATACTACAGCACTATCTCCTCAGGGAATGGTTCCGGATGTTTTTGCCGTCTTTGGCATGTTTTGAACTCATCCTCTTTTTAGGGTTTGCCATACAATTGTTACATAAGGGACTCGATATTGTTTCCCTGCGGGTGCTTATCCCCCATCTCTTTATTCAGGCCTTGCCTTATTCTTTGCCCTCGGCATTACTTACGGCCACCTCTATGACTTATGGGCGTATGAGCGCTGACCATGAAATTGTTGCTATCCAGGCGAGTGGCGTGCCCATTCTGAAAATCATTGTGCCGGTATTGGTTGTTGGGGGTGTCATTTCCCTGATAACGTTGGCATTGGTTTGTGAGGTCTTGCCGCGGTCGTGCTTCAGAATAATAGTTCTTCAGGAACGTGCTCTGAATAATATCCTTGCCGGACGTCTGGCAACCTTCCAGAAAAAACTCAATTTGTATCCCTACCAAATTTATGTGGGGAGTGTTGAAAATAACGTTAATAAAGATATTGCGGTGATTGAGTATGTGAATGAATATGTAACGAATGTAATCCTTGCTGAGGAAGGCTCTATTGCCATGGATGAGGCGGACAATAAGGTGTTGCTCACGCTGCGCCGGGGAGAATTTCTTAAGCCAAATTACAAAAAAGAGGAAGAAATTCCCCGTCTGGGTGTATTTCACGAAACGACATTCGAGATTTCTTTGAAAGAAAAGAGGCGTGAGTCTTCTTCCCGCTATATGACGGTGTTTCAACTTTATCAGCACAATAAGGAAATTGCGCTGGAAATGGCCGGAAACAAAGAATCGTCGGTGAATTCAGAAAGAAACAAGGATAAATTAATGAAGGAACTTGCTGTTCACCGCGGGGGATTGACCAACATGTCTAAAAAACGCGAGAACCTTCTGTTGGAATTGAAACGGTCGAATGAAAATGTAACCCGGCAAAAAACAAAGATTGACGGGTTAGAGCATGAGAGTAAGATTGCCAAAAATTATATCCTTATTGCCAATGAAAATTTAATACAGGTGAAAAAAGAAAGCAGGCAGAGTAGTTCTTCGCATGAAGACAAAGATAAAAAAATCATGGAAATCAAGGAGACCATTGAAAGAGAAAAACGGAGGGTCTATAGCATAGAGCAAGAAATTGATGAGGCCAGCGATATAAAGAATGAGGAAACGGAAAAGATTGTTTCTCTCTCACAGGCGATTGCTGAGATAAATACGCAGAGGGATGCCTTGATAAAGGATATTGTGGTTTTGGAAAATGAGGTGGATATTACCGATAAAGAGGAAGCCATGCGGAAAAATGATGTTGCCATACATAAACGGCTGGCACAGGCTTTATCGTGTATCCCTTTTCTTCTTATTGGCATTCCCATGGGTATCATGCTGCGGAGCGGGCATCTCATTGTTGGGTTGGGAGCGAGTTTTATGGTGATCCTGTTTCTCTATTATCCGCTCGTGGTCACTGGTATTGTGATGGCAAAGGATACCGCCGTTCCTGTGGTGCCTGCTATATGGGGCGCAGATATTGTTCTCTTTCTTGGCGGGATGTTTATATTCAGAAAATTATTTGCCAGATAG